Sequence from the Streptosporangium brasiliense genome:
AGCTCGTGGGGCCGTGTGGCGCGTAGATGGGGCTGCGCCGATATCGGTGGGTAGTCGTGTCGTCTCGTGGGATCTCACGAGGCCGTGTGGCACCCCGGTGGGTCCGCGCCCATGTAGGTGGGATCTCGTGGGGCCGTGGGGCGCGCCGGTGGGTCCGTGTGAGGTTGGTGGGTCTCGGGAGACGCCGTGTGGCTTGCCGGTGGGTCCGCGTGAGGTCGGTGGGGTCTCGGGAGACGCCGTGTGGCGTGGTGCGGCCGGGGGTGGGCGCGAGCGCCGCCGTACGGTGGCCGGGCCGGGCGTGTGGCGGTGCTGCCGAGGTGGGGAGCATCCGTCCTCCCGGCGGCGGGGCGGTCCCCGTAGCCTTGGGCGGTCCCCCGTAGCCTCGGGAAAGCAGTCCCCGTAGCCTCGGAAAAGGGGGACTGACGTGGAAGAACACGAGGTGGAAGAGCGGGTCGCCCTGCGCCGCACGCTCTCGGCCCGGGATCTGATCGTCTACGGGCTGCTGTTCATCGGGCCGTTGGCCCCGGTCGGCGTGTTCGGGGTGCTCGACGCCAAGAGCAACGGCGCGGTGGCTCTCGTCTACGTCATCGCGACGATCGCCATGGCCTTCACCGCCGTCTCATACGCGCAGATGTCGCGGGTGGTGCCGGAGGCGGGGTCGGTGTTCGCCTACGCGTCGGCTGGGCTGGGGCGCGGCGCCGGGTTCCTGGCCGGCTGGCTGGTGATGCTCGACTATCTGCTCATCCCCAGCGTGGCCTACCTGTTCTCCGGGATCGCGCTGCATGCGCTCTTCCCGGCCGTCCCGGCCTGGGCCTTCACGGCGCTGGCCTTCGTGGTGACCACGGCGCTGAACGTCTCCGGAGTGCGGCTGGCCGCCCGGGTGGGTCTGGTGGTGCTCCTCGCCGAGATCGTGGTGCTGGCCGTGTTCGTGGTCATGGCGGTGGCCGTGCTGATCGGCGAGGGTCCGGCCAGGCCGTGGCTGTCGCCGTTCACCGGGCTCGGGGGGACGACGACGGCCGCGGTGATCGGCGCCGTCTCGGTGGCGGTCCTGTCGTTCCTCGGCTTCGACGCCATCGCCTCCTTCGCCGAGGAGGCCAGCGGCGACTCCCGCCAGGTGGGCAGGGCGGTGCTGCTCTGCCTGGGGGTGGCCGGGCTGCTGTTCGTGCTCCAGAGCTATCTGGCCGGGGTGCTGGACCCGGTGCCCCCGGCGGAGCTGGCCGCGCACCCGGCCGCGCAGGGCACGGCGTTCTACGACGTGACCGGCGCGTCGGTCTCGCCCTGGCTGGCCACCCTGATGAAGATCGCCAAAGCGGTGGGCCCGGCGTTCGCCGCGATGGCCGCGGTGGCGGCGGCCGGACGGCTGCTGTACGGCATGGCCAGGGGCGGGGGGCTGCCTCACGGGCTGTCGGCGGTGGGCCCCAGGTCGGGGACGCCCAGGGTGGCGCTGCTCAGTGCCGGGGCGATCACCCTGGCGGTCTCCGTCTGGGCGGCGAGCCGGGACGACGGCCTCGATGTCCTGGTCTCGATCGTGGACATCGGCGCGCTGGCGGCGTTCGCGATGCTGCACGCCTCCGTGATCGGATATTTCCGGGTCCGGCGTGGGAGCCGGGACTGGTGGCGGCACCTGCTGGTGCCGGTGGCCGGCGGGCTGGTCGCGATCTGGATCATCGCCCTGGCCGCCCCCCTCGCCAAGCTCGTCGGACTGGTCTGGCTGGCCGCCGGCTTCATCGTGCTGGCTGTGCGGAGGAGTCGCGGAGCGGGGAGAACCAGATCCACGGGATCGTGAGCAGCACCCCGGCCGCGCAGATCCACAGCACCGGACGGAGCCCGAGCAGCTCGCCGAGCAGACCGCCGGTGA
This genomic interval carries:
- a CDS encoding APC family permease — protein: MEEHEVEERVALRRTLSARDLIVYGLLFIGPLAPVGVFGVLDAKSNGAVALVYVIATIAMAFTAVSYAQMSRVVPEAGSVFAYASAGLGRGAGFLAGWLVMLDYLLIPSVAYLFSGIALHALFPAVPAWAFTALAFVVTTALNVSGVRLAARVGLVVLLAEIVVLAVFVVMAVAVLIGEGPARPWLSPFTGLGGTTTAAVIGAVSVAVLSFLGFDAIASFAEEASGDSRQVGRAVLLCLGVAGLLFVLQSYLAGVLDPVPPAELAAHPAAQGTAFYDVTGASVSPWLATLMKIAKAVGPAFAAMAAVAAAGRLLYGMARGGGLPHGLSAVGPRSGTPRVALLSAGAITLAVSVWAASRDDGLDVLVSIVDIGALAAFAMLHASVIGYFRVRRGSRDWWRHLLVPVAGGLVAIWIIALAAPLAKLVGLVWLAAGFIVLAVRRSRGAGRTRSTGS